The following proteins are co-located in the Maridesulfovibrio sp. genome:
- a CDS encoding non-ribosomal peptide synthetase/type I polyketide synthase — protein sequence MSEYNTADFIAIIGIGCRFPGAKDKDTFWDNLRNGVDVLAEYTDDELIANGVLQETLSDPDYVKRGYPIENIESFDADFFGYSAAEALRMDPQQRIFLQCAWAALEDGALAGIKNTRTGVFAATKMSSYLDTMVDPNTTGTSAAFGALIGNDKDYIATRTSFKLGLTGPSVTVQSACSSSLAAVHMAIQSLLTGECDTALAGGASITVPQHIGYIYEEGMICSPDAKCRAFDENAQGICAGNGVGVVLLKPLEDALRDKDYIYAVIRGSAMNNDGSDKAGFTAPSVSGQSEVIQDALSLADISARDISYLEAHGTGTALGDPIEIQALTNAYRKYTQDCGYCAIASVKTNVGHLDTAAGVCSLIKTALALKHAEMPPSLHFNKPNPRIPFETTPFLPIAELRPWNTDDGKRFAGVSSFGVGGSNVHIILESPPVESAPKMTTEEEQFILPVSAKNEESLSELCSSLAQNLKKNPTISPASVMRTLCKGRRHFDCRTAVFGENCHDLAEKLKSPVINVATSKKPRIGFMFTGQGSQYAGMGKGLYQSSKVFSKAVDKVAEAMQDHLDTPLFNVLFNDNTKYLEDTKYAQPAIFAIEYGLYKHWFSLGITPHAVMGHSIGEYAAACAANVMPLQTSARLICLRGALCSSLPAGGGMTAFFTDKENLQKLTNENSFSNLDIAAINGPEHTVLAGPLESLKKFESIAEGQDIIFRSLDVSHAFHSHQLDPIVSEFEREVRTVDLNTPVINYISCVTGQQEPKFITDSEYWADHLRQPVQFTAAAKALLETGCDIILEVGPHAVLEGMAKRFLAQDTQIISSMRKGVDPKISTAATTAELYKLGSTINWTPLVSKEAQMISLPTYAFKKDVYWAPRSIKNNQHQIEAMSSQEINTPEISNHPLQLRRENHPLPTFKATIDVQRVPALQNHIINGKHMAPLGVLATLMSDVWKNFKGDKSAISLENIKFKAPVLLSSETPVSVHILPNENGEIKILQENKRQWLECTTAEISADIPTYKTATNIAAGETSFSPDMFPPSLQSMGKNAEGAPLWRFENIRVTENAVHADIILEKELLAGGGGLDVHPSLIDPGIQLLGAFPELFSPPCILAPINARSVSFHNSHDERLKCSVQLHENNPESVLCDIVLSTPEEQRVLTISGMELVRIPDDAKFSDHAASHTPKLTFLDWQPFEAETAPDEIFNYKRSFALIHSGLSNSFSLDSIGSHPVRSIKAENMTTETLENLEEELFTSKGHSRDQQLDIIYVAQNTDLDEHVRFFSYLSNFSSVRSLILAVSGAISVAGESTKPEQRAIWELARVFATENPQTTVTSINLNNWNALQEAVLNVLDQSTPCGQYVYRRGQLLTPVLKSLDAEKSISRFRSNMLAVPQGKTALISGATGGLGRALIKRLIQNGCRNFLLTSRNEPKSPVQKEWEGLRKQNIQIHFYAADIAKRDDVNGLFKNCGKAVPEIGAVYHLAGESNHSPVANLTPEEFRRRTSAKIKGASLLHEMTTSMEPDIFVMFSSIATLHGIANAGAYSAANGYLEALSEMRQAQGLPSTCICWGPFNDCGMLKDDEHGHEQRESIGIHALNADSAITVLESIPQSAPVLHATANNWPLFYDKMSVAGNEPWFSLSEQIAAQKDSKQTDSIQTHEECISDNLEAFLIKSVSDLLKSNSSPTIEENLLMSGLDSLLFLQLSQKLRKKLGVKLSPAEVFANPTIKNICELVRTKTGIAETTNPAPKNKTEGRTRDFELTDTQYAYWAGRSSSLPLGDVSCHSYAEYDFENLDRQRYSASWDELIKRHPMLRMTITADGMQRTSASVPTFEIKHHDLRELSEETGQQKMNEVRNELSHKVHDTSKWPLYTVQTVRLSEDITRICVSIDLLLADARSLQIIMRELRDIYEAAENKSPEKACSQGLFNNLDYTFEQYMADHKQWQNSVEGRQALEAASTYWDERLPELPHGPDLPLAVAPETITSPKFKQHLAIISKDKWNTLKKKAQTKGFTASLLLMAVYADVLARWNCSNNFCLNITLFNRQPYHAQVNDIVGDFTSLSLLEINHAPSKPFQERVAAIQNRFWQDMEYSSLTGVQVIRRLTRSGRMSFGESYPVVFTSNISGSSGPRLLEAMGERGFNISQTPQVWLDNQVHEEQGELVIHWDAVDELFHESMIDDMLAAYVQILESLAESDSAWQQNSFDVLPRWTANLIEKMNKTEAELPPKTLFSLFQDALRTNPNGPAVITSEGLWTYAKLTRQAEAVAQWLEKKDITAGTPVGISIPKGAMQIATVVGICASGAAFVPIDHELPELRRETLIKEAGLKIVLTEEIVSALQPDHDEEKLLDRTPAQPDELAYVIYTSGSTGKPKGVAISHEAAVNTVLDINRRYSINRNDRIFGVSRLTFDLSVYDIFGAFAAGAALVLPDDKGQRDPAHWLECLSLYQCTAWNSAPALLQLAIEYAESSNKYLPLLRTVMLSGDKISPDTPARMKKIATNSAIHSLGGATEASIWSISLPITDHRPSDGPIPYGYPMDNQQWYVLDESLHPCPAHVLGDLYIGGKGLAMGYYKDKTRTDKAFIHHPDTGQRLYRTGDLGTVTAEGILTIAGRRDFQIKVNGHRVEPAEVEYIMGNHAKISNLSVVALRTGATTKLVCYYIGTAREEELRDYASKMLPRYMVPSHFMQLEEFPVTPSGKIDRKALPEPTKETSSPMDGEPRLNETEMKVAEIWNSLLQREKTHPEMDFFSAGGDSVLAARITLELRKAFDTEFALPRFFESPTIRGLANHFRTQEEHSTDSREKQKAAKEPEKVVDILHTSVLAKHPSANSIGSLVPANLVKLSAVKPVEIKKPFITGATGFVGSHILAALLKSQVETIFCLVRAKDKEHGLERILKTASDYSLDFQKDLHKIEVIPGDLSEERYGLSPDEFEHLADEADSIFHSGALVHYIYSYETLLGPNVRGVREAVRLACTGRLKHIHHISTVSVFSPIRAETSLRIYEEEPIDQDMQVFGGYPQSKWIAEKVLNQAAEHGVPVSIYRPGLVTGSSRTGGWNKEDFLYRIVKGSMQAGCFPDLDRTENFLPVDVVGEAITHIALSNSDKRFFNIDGFNPVQASTLIAAMHKAGAQLDVVPYGEWRKRIEKPGNSLLPLLPIFPQKVDPEKISRQLVFDNTNAKEALDKSTIVFPKIEELLPVYLRTLMTN from the coding sequence ATGAGCGAATACAACACAGCTGACTTTATAGCCATTATTGGTATTGGATGCCGTTTCCCCGGAGCAAAAGACAAAGACACCTTCTGGGACAACCTCAGAAACGGTGTGGATGTACTGGCCGAATACACTGATGACGAACTAATCGCCAACGGAGTCCTGCAGGAAACTCTTTCCGACCCTGATTATGTTAAGCGTGGATATCCGATCGAAAATATTGAAAGTTTTGACGCAGATTTTTTCGGTTACTCCGCAGCCGAAGCCCTGCGCATGGACCCCCAGCAGAGAATTTTTCTGCAATGCGCATGGGCAGCTCTTGAGGACGGAGCCCTCGCCGGGATCAAAAACACACGAACCGGGGTCTTTGCCGCAACCAAAATGAGCTCCTACCTTGATACCATGGTTGATCCTAACACTACCGGAACCAGTGCCGCATTCGGGGCACTCATCGGTAACGATAAAGACTACATTGCAACCAGGACTTCGTTCAAATTAGGCCTTACCGGACCGAGTGTCACTGTCCAGTCGGCCTGCTCAAGTTCCCTTGCCGCAGTTCATATGGCCATACAAAGCCTGCTCACCGGAGAGTGCGACACAGCCCTCGCTGGCGGCGCATCCATCACAGTTCCCCAGCATATCGGCTATATATACGAAGAAGGCATGATCTGCTCCCCGGATGCCAAATGCAGGGCATTTGATGAAAATGCGCAGGGTATTTGCGCTGGAAACGGAGTCGGTGTGGTACTCTTAAAACCGCTGGAAGATGCCCTGCGCGATAAGGACTACATTTACGCGGTAATACGCGGTTCCGCCATGAACAATGACGGCTCCGACAAAGCCGGATTCACCGCGCCCAGCGTGTCGGGACAGTCTGAAGTTATTCAGGATGCCCTTTCACTTGCCGATATTTCAGCACGCGATATCAGCTATCTTGAAGCGCACGGAACCGGGACAGCCCTCGGCGACCCCATTGAGATACAAGCCCTGACCAATGCCTACCGCAAATACACTCAGGATTGCGGATATTGCGCCATCGCTTCGGTCAAAACCAACGTGGGGCACCTTGATACAGCAGCAGGAGTATGCAGCTTAATCAAGACCGCACTGGCCCTTAAGCATGCGGAAATGCCTCCTTCACTGCATTTCAATAAACCCAACCCGCGTATTCCCTTCGAGACTACGCCCTTCCTGCCCATAGCTGAACTGCGCCCGTGGAACACTGATGATGGCAAAAGATTTGCCGGGGTCAGTTCTTTCGGTGTGGGCGGTTCCAATGTGCATATAATTCTTGAAAGTCCGCCAGTGGAATCCGCTCCTAAAATGACAACAGAGGAAGAGCAATTCATTTTACCTGTCTCCGCCAAAAACGAAGAAAGCCTGTCCGAATTATGCTCTTCTCTAGCGCAGAATCTGAAAAAGAATCCCACCATTTCACCGGCGTCCGTCATGCGCACTCTCTGCAAAGGACGCAGACACTTTGATTGCCGAACCGCCGTATTCGGAGAAAATTGCCATGATCTGGCAGAAAAACTGAAATCCCCGGTCATAAATGTCGCCACAAGCAAAAAACCAAGAATCGGTTTCATGTTCACCGGTCAGGGCAGCCAATATGCCGGCATGGGTAAAGGACTTTACCAAAGCTCGAAGGTCTTTAGTAAAGCTGTGGATAAAGTTGCGGAGGCCATGCAGGATCATCTGGACACCCCCCTTTTCAATGTCCTTTTTAATGACAATACTAAATATCTTGAAGACACTAAGTATGCCCAGCCCGCCATATTCGCCATTGAATACGGACTGTACAAACACTGGTTCTCTCTCGGAATAACTCCCCATGCTGTAATGGGCCACAGTATCGGAGAATATGCAGCCGCCTGCGCGGCAAATGTCATGCCGCTTCAAACCTCAGCACGCCTTATCTGCCTTAGGGGTGCTCTGTGCTCCTCTCTGCCCGCAGGTGGGGGCATGACAGCCTTCTTTACTGACAAGGAAAATCTGCAAAAACTTACCAATGAAAATTCCTTCAGTAATCTGGACATAGCAGCAATAAACGGCCCGGAACATACTGTGCTCGCCGGACCGCTTGAATCCCTTAAGAAATTCGAAAGCATTGCAGAAGGACAAGATATAATATTCCGCTCTTTGGATGTGTCCCATGCATTTCATTCCCACCAGCTGGATCCGATTGTTTCCGAATTTGAACGGGAAGTAAGGACGGTTGATCTTAATACTCCGGTCATAAATTATATTTCCTGCGTTACAGGACAACAAGAGCCTAAATTTATAACCGATTCCGAATATTGGGCCGACCACCTGCGCCAGCCTGTACAATTTACCGCAGCAGCTAAAGCTCTTCTGGAAACCGGATGCGACATCATTCTCGAAGTCGGTCCCCATGCCGTTCTTGAAGGAATGGCAAAACGCTTTCTGGCACAGGACACACAAATTATTAGCAGCATGCGCAAAGGAGTGGATCCAAAAATCAGCACAGCTGCGACAACAGCAGAGCTTTATAAGCTCGGTTCCACAATCAACTGGACTCCCCTAGTTTCTAAGGAAGCGCAGATGATTTCTCTGCCCACATACGCTTTCAAAAAAGATGTATACTGGGCTCCGAGAAGCATAAAAAACAATCAGCACCAAATTGAGGCAATGTCTTCTCAGGAAATAAACACTCCTGAAATATCAAACCACCCTCTACAATTACGCCGTGAAAACCATCCCCTTCCTACATTCAAGGCAACCATCGACGTTCAACGTGTTCCGGCCCTGCAAAATCACATCATCAATGGAAAACATATGGCTCCGCTGGGAGTGCTGGCAACTCTCATGTCTGATGTCTGGAAGAATTTCAAAGGAGACAAAAGCGCGATAAGCCTCGAGAACATCAAATTCAAAGCTCCGGTGCTGCTTTCCAGTGAAACCCCGGTTTCCGTACACATTCTCCCTAATGAGAATGGAGAGATTAAGATTCTTCAGGAAAATAAGAGGCAATGGCTTGAGTGCACAACAGCCGAGATTAGTGCAGACATCCCGACATATAAAACAGCGACTAACATCGCCGCAGGGGAAACCTCATTCTCGCCTGATATGTTTCCGCCCTCTTTGCAATCCATGGGTAAAAATGCTGAAGGAGCACCATTGTGGCGGTTTGAAAATATCCGTGTAACTGAAAATGCAGTTCACGCCGATATCATTCTGGAAAAAGAATTACTGGCTGGCGGAGGCGGTCTGGATGTGCATCCTTCTTTGATTGATCCCGGCATCCAGCTTTTAGGAGCATTCCCGGAATTATTCAGCCCGCCCTGCATTCTGGCACCAATAAATGCCAGATCAGTTTCTTTCCATAATTCTCACGATGAAAGGCTGAAGTGCTCCGTACAGTTACATGAAAACAATCCTGAATCCGTGCTTTGTGATATAGTCCTGAGTACTCCAGAAGAACAAAGAGTCCTAACCATTTCCGGAATGGAGCTAGTCAGAATTCCTGATGATGCCAAGTTCAGCGACCATGCCGCCAGCCACACACCAAAACTGACTTTCTTAGACTGGCAGCCGTTTGAAGCGGAAACAGCACCCGATGAAATATTCAACTATAAACGGTCATTTGCGCTTATCCATTCAGGATTATCTAATTCCTTTTCGCTTGATTCAATCGGATCACACCCGGTCAGATCGATTAAAGCTGAAAACATGACTACAGAAACTCTGGAAAATCTGGAGGAGGAACTCTTCACATCAAAGGGCCATTCACGCGATCAGCAATTGGATATTATCTACGTTGCCCAAAACACTGATCTGGATGAGCACGTGCGCTTCTTCTCCTATCTGTCAAATTTCAGCAGTGTACGTTCCCTCATTCTTGCGGTATCGGGGGCAATTTCGGTTGCAGGTGAAAGCACAAAACCGGAGCAAAGAGCAATCTGGGAACTTGCCCGGGTATTTGCTACTGAGAATCCGCAGACCACAGTGACCAGCATAAACCTGAATAACTGGAACGCCCTCCAAGAGGCTGTTCTGAATGTACTGGACCAGTCTACCCCTTGCGGTCAGTATGTCTATCGTCGCGGGCAACTGCTGACTCCGGTTCTAAAAAGTCTTGATGCGGAAAAGTCAATTTCCAGATTCCGTAGCAATATGCTCGCCGTTCCCCAAGGCAAGACCGCATTAATCAGCGGAGCTACTGGCGGACTTGGCCGCGCCCTCATCAAACGGCTTATACAGAACGGCTGCCGCAATTTCCTGTTAACCTCCAGAAATGAACCAAAATCTCCCGTACAGAAAGAATGGGAGGGCTTGCGAAAGCAAAACATCCAAATCCATTTTTACGCTGCGGATATAGCAAAGCGTGATGATGTAAATGGACTGTTTAAGAACTGCGGCAAAGCTGTACCTGAGATTGGCGCAGTGTACCATCTGGCCGGGGAAAGCAATCACAGCCCGGTGGCAAACCTCACCCCGGAGGAATTCCGACGCCGGACCTCAGCGAAAATCAAAGGTGCAAGCCTGCTCCATGAAATGACCACCTCCATGGAACCGGACATTTTCGTGATGTTTTCATCAATTGCCACCCTGCACGGGATTGCAAACGCCGGGGCTTACAGCGCAGCAAACGGATACCTTGAAGCTCTTAGTGAAATGCGCCAAGCCCAAGGACTGCCATCCACCTGCATTTGCTGGGGGCCTTTCAATGACTGCGGTATGCTCAAAGACGATGAGCATGGCCATGAACAGCGCGAATCTATCGGCATACATGCCTTAAATGCCGACAGCGCGATCACGGTGCTGGAATCAATTCCCCAATCAGCACCGGTGCTTCATGCTACAGCCAACAACTGGCCATTATTTTATGACAAAATGAGCGTAGCAGGTAATGAACCGTGGTTTTCACTTAGCGAACAGATTGCCGCCCAAAAGGACTCAAAGCAAACAGATTCAATCCAGACTCATGAAGAATGCATAAGTGACAATCTTGAAGCATTTCTCATTAAATCTGTGTCCGATCTTCTTAAGTCGAACAGTTCACCGACCATAGAAGAAAACCTGCTCATGTCCGGTCTGGATTCCCTGCTCTTCCTGCAACTGTCCCAGAAGCTTCGTAAGAAATTGGGCGTGAAACTCAGCCCGGCTGAAGTCTTTGCCAACCCGACAATTAAAAACATATGCGAACTGGTGCGTACAAAGACAGGTATCGCGGAAACTACCAACCCTGCTCCGAAAAACAAAACAGAAGGAAGAACAAGGGATTTCGAACTGACCGACACCCAGTACGCATACTGGGCAGGAAGAAGCAGCAGTCTGCCTTTGGGAGATGTCTCCTGCCATAGTTACGCTGAATACGATTTTGAAAATCTGGACCGCCAGCGTTACTCCGCAAGCTGGGATGAATTGATTAAACGCCATCCCATGCTCCGCATGACCATTACCGCAGACGGAATGCAACGTACTTCTGCCTCTGTTCCCACATTTGAAATAAAACATCACGACCTGCGAGAACTATCCGAAGAGACGGGACAACAAAAAATGAATGAGGTTCGTAACGAGCTATCGCACAAGGTTCACGACACATCTAAGTGGCCCTTGTATACCGTGCAGACAGTTCGATTATCTGAAGATATTACCCGTATATGCGTAAGCATTGACCTGCTCCTAGCGGATGCCCGTAGCCTGCAAATCATCATGCGCGAACTTCGCGATATCTATGAAGCTGCTGAAAATAAATCCCCAGAAAAAGCATGCAGTCAGGGCTTGTTCAACAATCTGGATTATACCTTTGAACAATATATGGCTGACCATAAGCAATGGCAAAATTCCGTGGAAGGTCGGCAGGCACTCGAAGCGGCATCAACCTACTGGGATGAACGCTTGCCTGAATTACCCCATGGCCCCGACCTGCCGCTGGCTGTCGCACCGGAGACAATCACCAGTCCAAAATTCAAGCAACATCTAGCTATCATATCCAAGGATAAGTGGAACACACTTAAAAAGAAGGCACAGACAAAAGGCTTTACCGCTTCTCTTCTGCTCATGGCCGTATATGCGGACGTTCTGGCCCGCTGGAACTGCTCCAATAACTTCTGCCTAAACATCACCTTGTTCAACAGGCAACCTTATCACGCTCAGGTTAATGATATCGTTGGGGACTTTACCAGCCTCAGCCTGCTTGAAATAAACCATGCCCCGAGCAAACCGTTTCAAGAACGCGTGGCAGCAATACAAAATCGCTTCTGGCAGGATATGGAATATTCATCCCTGACCGGAGTTCAAGTGATCCGCAGGCTGACCAGAAGCGGACGCATGTCTTTCGGTGAAAGTTATCCGGTGGTGTTTACCAGCAACATTTCCGGCAGTTCAGGCCCACGCCTGCTTGAAGCAATGGGAGAACGCGGTTTCAATATCAGCCAGACTCCTCAAGTATGGCTCGATAATCAGGTCCACGAAGAACAAGGAGAACTGGTCATACATTGGGATGCCGTTGATGAACTATTCCATGAATCCATGATCGACGACATGCTTGCGGCCTATGTACAGATTCTTGAATCTCTGGCTGAAAGCGACTCCGCATGGCAGCAGAACTCTTTTGATGTCCTGCCCCGGTGGACAGCTAATCTCATTGAGAAGATGAACAAAACAGAAGCGGAATTACCGCCTAAGACACTGTTTTCACTCTTTCAAGACGCCCTCCGAACAAATCCGAACGGACCCGCAGTGATTACCTCAGAAGGGCTGTGGACCTATGCCAAACTGACCCGTCAGGCCGAAGCTGTAGCTCAATGGCTAGAGAAAAAAGACATCACCGCCGGAACTCCTGTGGGGATCAGCATTCCTAAAGGAGCAATGCAGATAGCCACTGTTGTCGGTATATGCGCTTCTGGAGCGGCATTTGTACCCATTGATCATGAACTTCCGGAATTACGGCGCGAAACATTAATCAAAGAAGCCGGACTGAAAATTGTGCTTACAGAAGAGATTGTATCCGCCCTGCAACCGGATCATGACGAAGAAAAACTGCTGGACCGAACCCCGGCGCAACCGGATGAACTGGCCTATGTAATCTATACCTCTGGTTCCACCGGGAAACCCAAAGGGGTGGCAATAAGCCATGAAGCCGCAGTCAACACGGTTCTGGACATCAACAGAAGATATTCAATCAACCGTAATGACAGAATCTTCGGAGTCTCACGACTGACCTTCGACTTGTCCGTGTATGACATTTTCGGAGCCTTTGCCGCCGGAGCAGCTCTGGTTCTTCCGGACGACAAAGGCCAGAGAGACCCCGCACACTGGCTTGAATGCCTATCGCTCTACCAGTGCACGGCCTGGAACTCAGCCCCGGCCCTGCTTCAGTTGGCCATTGAATATGCCGAATCCAGCAATAAATATCTTCCGCTTCTGCGCACTGTGATGCTCAGCGGGGACAAAATTTCACCGGATACTCCTGCCCGGATGAAAAAGATTGCGACCAATTCCGCCATCCACAGCCTTGGCGGAGCGACAGAAGCGTCGATCTGGTCAATATCCCTGCCTATTACAGATCACAGGCCTTCAGACGGTCCCATCCCCTACGGCTATCCCATGGATAACCAGCAGTGGTATGTACTTGACGAATCCCTGCACCCCTGCCCCGCGCATGTACTGGGAGATCTGTATATCGGAGGTAAAGGCCTGGCTATGGGCTACTACAAAGACAAAACCAGAACCGACAAGGCATTCATCCATCACCCGGACACGGGTCAACGGCTCTACCGTACCGGAGATTTGGGAACCGTCACCGCTGAAGGGATTCTAACGATTGCCGGACGACGGGATTTTCAGATCAAGGTCAACGGCCACCGGGTTGAACCTGCTGAAGTTGAATACATTATGGGCAACCATGCGAAAATCAGCAACCTATCTGTTGTGGCGCTACGAACCGGGGCCACAACCAAACTGGTCTGCTATTACATTGGAACAGCTAGAGAGGAGGAACTCAGAGACTACGCATCCAAGATGCTGCCCCGCTATATGGTTCCGTCCCATTTCATGCAGCTTGAAGAGTTCCCGGTTACTCCCAGTGGAAAGATTGACCGCAAGGCTCTGCCTGAACCGACGAAAGAGACAAGCTCACCAATGGACGGAGAACCCCGGCTGAATGAAACTGAAATGAAGGTCGCCGAGATCTGGAACTCCCTGTTGCAACGGGAGAAGACCCACCCGGAAATGGATTTCTTTTCAGCTGGAGGAGACTCAGTCCTTGCTGCACGCATAACCCTTGAATTACGTAAAGCCTTTGACACGGAATTTGCCCTGCCCAGATTCTTTGAATCTCCGACAATACGCGGCCTTGCCAACCATTTCCGCACTCAGGAGGAGCACAGCACGGATTCTCGGGAAAAACAGAAAGCCGCAAAAGAGCCTGAAAAAGTCGTCGATATCCTGCACACATCCGTGCTTGCAAAACATCCATCAGCAAACAGCATCGGCTCGCTGGTCCCTGCGAACCTTGTAAAACTCAGCGCAGTAAAACCTGTGGAAATCAAGAAACCGTTCATTACCGGAGCTACCGGTTTCGTGGGAAGCCATATTCTTGCTGCACTTCTGAAGAGTCAGGTAGAAACAATATTCTGCCTTGTAAGGGCAAAAGACAAAGAACACGGCCTTGAAAGGATACTCAAGACTGCATCTGACTACAGCCTTGATTTTCAAAAGGACCTACATAAAATCGAGGTAATTCCCGGCGACCTGTCTGAAGAACGCTACGGACTTAGTCCCGATGAATTCGAACATCTGGCAGATGAAGCCGACTCCATCTTCCATTCCGGAGCACTGGTTCACTATATCTATTCATACGAAACCCTACTCGGTCCCAATGTCCGGGGTGTAAGAGAAGCAGTAAGACTGGCATGCACCGGACGGCTGAAGCACATTCATCACATCTCAACCGTTTCCGTATTCAGCCCTATCAGAGCCGAGACCTCACTCAGGATATATGAAGAAGAACCCATAGATCAGGATATGCAAGTTTTCGGCGGATACCCGCAAAGCAAATGGATTGCTGAAAAAGTTCTCAATCAGGCCGCAGAACATGGTGTACCGGTAAGTATTTACCGCCCCGGGCTTGTTACCGGATCAAGCCGCACCGGAGGTTGGAACAAGGAAGATTTCCTTTACCGCATTGTCAAAGGTTCAATGCAGGCTGGCTGCTTTCCTGACCTTGACCGTACTGAAAACTTCCTGCCTGTCGATGTTGTAGGCGAGGCAATAACCCATATTGCCCTGAGCAATTCCGATAAACGCTTTTTCAACATTGACGGCTTCAACCCTGTACAGGCATCCACCCTTATAGCGGCCATGCATAAGGCCGGAGCGCAACTCGATGTTGTTCCTTATGGCGAATGGCGTAAACGGATCGAGAAACCGGGCAATTCACTGCTTCCGCTACTGCCTATTTTCCCACAGAAAGTTGATCCGGAAAAAATATCGAGGCAGCTCGTTTTCGATAATACAAATGCAAAGGAAGCTTTGGATAAAAGCACAATTGTATTTCCGAAGATAGAGGAACTGCTTCCGGTATACCTGCGTACACTGATGACAAATTAA